ACCAGAGGACAGCAACTTCTCTCCTTGAGACAGGAGAGCATACAGTAAGGACAGTCCgaactgaaagagaaagaaaagagtctcaaaaaaaacctttcagtaaAAATGGCCCATGCAGAAACACGGAGCACAGACCTTGTTCTGACACGCCAGCGTGAGGGACTCATATGTCGTTAGAGACTCAGATGATGTCAGATCTCTGAGGACCCCGATTAGCTGACTGAATGTCAGGCCTCCAATCACATTCAGGAGAGATGGGTAGAGCACTGGAAGAGCCTAAAAAGTGaacagtgacagtgatgagCTTTGTTAATACTTTAAACGTGTTAATTTCCTTTTATTGCAACACAACAATGCTGAGAAAAAGCATTGGGAAGAACTGCCCTACCTCATCTGCATCTCTGCTCATCAGCGTAGGTAGGTTAGAGGTCACAATCCTCAGGATCATTATTGCAGAATCATGTTTCAGAAACGGAAGCAGACGGGCAAGAAGCTTTTTGCCTTTTGAGACCAGTAGGAAAGGAAGAAACTCTCCTCCTGAATCTCTACATCAGAACGTTTGAGAAAATTCATTGCTCAATTTCAGTATCCAACAAAATGTGAACTATGATATAAAAAGCTAGacacaaaacaatatttataCATCACTTTTTGCAAGTAGCAGTATATTTCACatatatagataaataaataaaactcacaGGGGATCGTGGTGTTGCAGCTGGGAGTAGATGTGCTCCACCTTCCTCTGGGTCTTCTCCATCAACCTTCTTTCTTCTGCTTCAGACAGGACTGTGGTTTTCATCCTCTCCGTCTCCTCGACCTCCAACAAAACCATGAACAGCTGCATGGCAGAACAGGTATGACTGAGTGTTAAAGGAAGGAggttggaaggaaaaaaaaacacacacaacaaaaaaacaaggcaTCTCACTGCACCAGAAGAACTAACCAGATACCTTTTCTATTTTGCTGAGGACCTCTAACCGCTGTTGTCTGGTGTCTTTTTGTTCCTGTAATGTGGAAAACAGTCTCAGTATCAGGAAGGGCAAATAAAAGCACTCCTAAGATGCTAAATGTTGTCTCAAAAACAGTCACCTCGAGTGGACCCTGAGCTTGGACGGCATGAACAGCACCGATGGCATGTCGAGGAGAGTAACACGTGGACACAGCAACTTGACCCAAAGAGCCTTCAATGTGCAccactgaaagagaaaaaaacaccactGTAGAAAAGactaaataacattaaaagGTTTTTGGCAAATTCAAGCAGAAAGGGACGTGCATTACACTCCCATAACCACTGTAGACAAATTAGATCAAATGGCATCAAAAGGTGAAAAGAACCTGGTGTGTACTGGTGGTCAGTTTTCGTGATGTAAGGTGTAGTGAGTTTGGGTGGCTCCCTCTTGCTCCTGATGCCCAGCTCTTCCTCTGCCATCTTAGCTTCTATTCGTCGATAGTACTCCTGTGACAGTGGTTAAGTACACCAGTCATGAAATCCCATTCCCTTATTTAATTTTCTTAGAtcatacagaaaatacaaaaaaaaagcaaaggagCAAAAGATGGGTTATTTGGCTCAAAAGCAACAATGAATAATGAGACATTAGAGCAAAGCTTTGATTTCCTACCTGGTAATAGTAGTCCTCCAGGTATGGATTCTCACTTTGCAGCTGAATCATCTGCAGCCGGGTGATCCACTCCTTCTCTTTGGATGTCATCAGATTAAAGTAAGGATCCCAGCCCTCTGGTTTTCTATTAATAAACATATTCCTAGTTTATTAATAACATTCTGAATAcgaaaaaatatattcaaaatcaAAAAAGCACTGACCTTTGGAATATTCGCTGTTTTTGACTAAGTAGTCGTTTATGTTGTGGGTGGAGCTGGGTGACTGGACCCGGGTACCTGTGGGTCAGACAAAGACATCATACTCAAAAGCACCAACCCTCATCAGTTTCCATGAAGATCTGATAGAGTGCCTGTTATATGTACATAGCCTAGTAAAGATGTCCATATTAAACAGATAGAGTGTTAATTAAATCCAGTGTCAAATTCCACAACAGTTAATTTATCTTAATGCACGCAGCTTGAAAACCTCAATATGTcaatgttggttttttttgtatcacAGAATACTCAAACCAGCCCAGACTTactatgtaaaaatataattaatccAATCATTAGGTTGTACAGTGAACTTTGAGAATGTGGTCCTAGTTTCAGTTTAGTTTCTTTAAGGTTAAAGTATATTTATGGTTTTTacctcagtttgtttttaaatcttttctccatttttatcttttttatcatTCAGTCCAACTACACAGCTAACTTTCagcaactttattttttttagctaaTAAATACCTTGGATGTGTGATAAAGAGTTTAATCAATAAGTTAATTTCAGTGTGCTGCCATCGTCAGTTTGCAGTCTGAAGTGTGTTATGCTATAAATCTATTTCAAACTGACGTATCAATATTTCCTTTGATTATACAAATCAAGAATTAAGTTCAGTTGTGCACCAGTTTTGGGGATATACAGCTGCATCTTTTATATCCAGATGGTACAGTTATCCATTAGTCCCACTTTACCCAGTAAATACACAGTAATGCTGGGGATTTCATGATTTATGAATGTCAGGTCGATGAGAGTTTTATATAAACACATTCGAGGGATGAACAACACTGCCAAGTTATAAATATACTTGATACTCAAACTTGGCTGACAAACATGTCAAGCCACAAATCAAACATTCATGAAAGATACGAGGTGGTCACACACCTGAAATGCTGCACTGGATTAGATGAGGGGCTGTAAAAGGGGGACGGCCTTGGTGAGTTGGCACCGAAGCGAAGTTGCATCATCTTAGGAGTCAGAGACCGAGGAGTGGAGGGGCAAGGCCGGCTCGTAGGATACATAAAGCCCCCTGTCTGATTGgatatattcaaaaaaaaaataactgagtAAATCTGAGTAAATGCATTTAATATAGTtttaatatagtaatataatacTTGATGTATCAGAATAGTTCTTTATTATGGAATAAACCTGATTGTAATGCTGCCGTGGGGTTAACGGTTGACGTGAGAAGATGGGTGATCCTGGTATCATGGGTGCATGTACCTGCCAGAGAAAGATTGacaaaattaatcaccaactattttgataatgattAATGGTTTTCagtcattaagaaaaaaaaatctaaaattctctggttcaaGCCTCTCAAATGTATATAGTactagaaattaatattttctgatgTCTTTTGacttctatgatagtaaatcGATCAATCTTCAGGTTATGGACTGTTCATCAGGACAAAAACATTCGAGGTTGCACCTTTGGCTTTGGAAACAACATTtatcaccattttctgacattttatagacctaaccactaattgattaaccatgaagaaaatcaattaatcagtaatgaaaataattgttagttgcagccctaaaagcAATAATTAGACATTTTTGTGCTGACAGATGATACCACTGATGTCTGTACTATAAATAAGAATCTGAAGCCAACAGCTGATgggtttagcttagcataaagactgggaaaCGGCTAGCCTGGCTCTATGTATCTAAAGGTATGTGCTAACTAACACTTGGCTCCAGCCACATATTGAACTGACAGGCAGGAGCTGCATCAATCTTCCCATCCaactctgcaagaaagtgaatatgggcacttccaaaatgtcaaactaatcCTTTAAAAGAAACACTTGTTTGGTAAAATTAAGTCTCCACCTGAGCGGGGCCTCTTTGGCCAAACTGTCTTCTGAAGTAGGGCCCTCTGGGTTCCCCTCTCCTGCCCCTGAAGGAAGAGACAGGATATGGCAAATCCAGGAAGTTGGAGGTCAAGTGCTGACCTCTGCCTCTGTGACCATCAATCACACACACTACAGCACTGTCctacaaaacagaataaaatcagACAGATGTTTGTTTAGGTAACCCATTGTCATACATATTATAGCATATGTTCTTTGGTGATCTGAACCTGAAGTATAGATCCTGAGATTTTTCTGGTCTTTCTATAAGATGGTACCATCCACTAcgggaaaaaaataaaaatgaacagcaAAAGGAAAATTAGCAGCATGAACAAAGAGTTTGGCAGAAATGAAATGTCTTTAGTAAGTTAACACTTACATCATCTTCAAAGGTTTTCTGGTACATGGCGTTCCCACAGTCCACTATGGCACTGTCGAGACTCTTAAAGtaaaacagaccaaaatgaGGACAAGCTGCTATGAGCTGTCTTATCCCAGTTTTCAGACAAATAAATTAATCTGCATCACCTTGAGGCTTGGTCGCCCCTCTACTATCCTCATCACAGCTGGGTCTTCAAACATCTGGCCCCTGCCCAGCCCTCCCCTCTGCCCCCTCCCTCTGCGAGGCCGGGGCAGATACTGTGTGCGGTGtctgggaggggagggggagctGTGAGGGGATGGGGGTTTAAGGTctggtggtggttgtggtgtTGGTGGAGGAGGCGGTGGCTCTCCAAACTGGAGGAGACCGCTGCTGGGATCCTCTGTGGTCCCATGTGCATCTAGATCTATGATACAGATACAAGCAGAAATACACTGAGGACACCTTTTTACACTGTAATAATGCCAAAAAAATGCCAATTTATATTCTTTGGCATGAATAAGGATCACAAGTTGTTGGGTTGTAGAAATATAATTTATCggcatttaataataataaaaaaaagttgcgacaacaaaccaacaacaaaacTTGCTTTAACAAAAATGAGTGAGTCCTGATAACTTTCtatcttcatcattttatcatttattcattgcAAAGTGAGAAAGaattacaaacaaaaatctTCAGAGTTCATATTACTTTACACCAGACTCCTCTAGACTGCAAAACCTTATCAGGTAAATGAACTAAAATGATCAATACATTGTAATTAGATACAAGATTTGTCAGTTTCAAGTCAGGTCAACTTGAATCATCTAGGTTTCACTTTCAGAACTTAAAAAATTGAGTTCAGTCTTGTAACAAAATGAgcattttttcacaattatgtgacattttgtggactaaatgattcataaattaagaaaaaataatctgcaaattaattgataatgaaaataattgtgagtTGCAGCCTTACAGATGAGTCATATATTGATCCTGAATTGACTGCGGCTGCTAGCAATGACCCGAATATTGTAATTTTAAGCAGTTGGAGTATCCTTCATACAATAGTAGAACAAATGTATTAATGATCAATCAGACATAACTGGAAGCTCATTTATAAACTACCAACTCAGAGTGGGAACAATTTAATGTACAGATATGAGTTACCTTAACTCTAAGTTAAATTGCGTCATTCAAAGTTGTATTAAAGTTTGTTGCCTTAAAAGGAACAGCTCAACATTTTGCTCTCTTGCTCagagttaaatgagaaactTGATACCAGTCATGTCTGTGTAAATATCAAGCTGAAGTCCAGCAGAAAGCTTTTTCCAGTctatatgctaagctaagctaaccagctactggctatagcttcatatttaacacacagaGTGCTATTcacagcaagaaagtgaataggaatatttcccaaatgttttatcttttttactGTGTACTGTAGTTTGGCATCAGTACTCCTGTTGCCCCATTTGAAGAGGAGTATTAAGGCATCTACACACCCATCCCAAACGTCTCCTCATTGTAGACGTTgatctcctcatcctcctcagcCATGGCCTGCAGGAGCCCACAGTCCATGTTTGTCCCATCCTCTCCATCACTCCAATCCTCTCCATTCTCAGGCCACTGAGGCTGAGACACTTTCTCTGCCTCCTGGTGGATAAAGGCCATatggaaataaaatgataataataaaaacagttaagagtatcaaactttatttatatagcacctttcaaacaaataaaatatcattcaaagtgctttacaggcAACTGATAAAAAGTAGGATGTAAAAAATGGATTTAGAGACTAATGCACACCAAAATAATTAACAAGCAAAATGTTATTTGATTAAGAGAAAAGGTGGgtagttaaaataataaaaagataagataatacaagcaataaaaatataaataaaatactacacaaaataaatacaataataaagataataaaagtataagtaataataaaattataaaacactacataaaaGTCAGACTAAATGGAtggtttttagtttgtttaaaaatatcaatattttcagCTCCTCTGTAGGCTTTGAGCATAATGGCTGAAAGCAtcatcaccatttttttttttatgaggggGAATTTGTGGCAGAAATGCTCACAAGTCAGTTTTTGCAAGTCCAAGCcaagtctcaagtctcttatGGTTGTAATGAGCGTTATGTCTGCTGCTGCTTGCCATCTTAACACTGCACAGCTATATCTAAGGAATTCAACGCATGTACTGTATTATCATCACTCCATTACAGACTCAGCGttgatcagttgtttggtctatgatCATTTTAAACAGGCTATTACAGtatgacaaaacacacaatgaaagCTTGTATTTAGTGATTCTTTTGTTTGGGCCTTGTGTGAAGCTGTTATAGCCAAATGTTTTGACAAATGgcacagcagctgcaggtgtGCTCGCCATGGTGTTGTTGCTGCAGCTGACTGTGGAAGCGCGCACCAGATGCGTAAAGTTACGCACGATAATGAGTAAGGGAATGACATTTCCTCGACGTTAATGCgccagaaaaataaataaaataaagatcgTTCACTGGTCCCAAATCTCCGAGTCAAGTCTAATCACTTTGTGTGCGATATTAGTGGAAACTCGAGTCCCCATCTCTGCTTGTGGAACAGCTGAAAGAAGAACCAGAGGATCTGAGGGGCCTTCCTGGTTAATAAACTAAAAGCATTTCAGAAAAGCAGTCTGGTGCAAAACCATGTAGTGCCTtataaaccaataaaacaatttcaaGATCAATATATGAGTATAAAATGACTACAAAATGAAGAGAAGCTTCGTGAAACGTCAGGAAATGGTTGATTCCGTctaaacatttactgtttttcacTTATTTAAGGAAATTGTTTCTCCACCACTGCAGCAAAATAACTTAACAGCACCAGACAGAGGGACCAGCTGGCACGCTGTGCGCCCCAAACTGAGACTGTAGTTTGTTCAAtacaacattcacacactgaaagaTGTTAAAAGTTGCCTAAATGACGCTGACTTACTTGTTGCTGTTCTGAATCACTCATTATGTATtttgaagatgtttttcttttctttttttttttgcacttgaaGCCGACGGGTCACGATGACTCTCTTCTCAAGGTTACCTgctttctgttgtcagacagcGAGGGAGGCTcattaacttttaaatgaaCCCACCTGTGCGACGCAGAGACGCTCACACGTCAACACGCCGCACGCAGCTGTCACTTCGCTTCCATTGTGTGCTAGTTCATGGATGTTTAATTGGGTTTTGGATTtgttaaaaagtgttttattacactttatctttctgttcttttcaaAATCTTTTCAAGATGTAGCACTTCATTTTGGAGTTTAAAACTGTTCCTCTGAGAAAAGGTGTGAGCTaatagtgacatctagtggttcAAGATGATTTAAAACACTTTCTGCAGAAGCAACATTTCTAGAGGTGATTTAGGAAGCTTATTTACAACTTCTCACCACTCCACCTATATggaacaatgaatgaatgatggaTGACAATGGACTTCTGTTCCAAATGTATTCATAATGCACACAATCCCAGTTTGCATCTGTTTTAAAGGCTTCACCAGCCTCACTTCTCTTGATGGttcaacacatacacaaagattTTCAAAACCAGGCGCAACAATCCAGCAGAAGTGCTCACATTTATTCTAAATCAGACAGTAATGGGTCAAATTTGGACTCAATATCTTAAATGACACCTAGGACAAAAGATAtacactttaaaatctttactAATGACTCCATCAAATGAGTTTCTGAGAAAAAGAGTTGGTATTTATCACAGCAACTGTGTATTTTGCAGCGATGATATAGAAGCAactgatcatttatttttctttctgtatttcttcATCAATCCTCAGACTTACATGACTGATTTCCACCCTTCAGTAGCAATGACATGATTTTTAGTGTCACTCCCTGAAAGTATATCCATATTTTTCATAAATGCACAGCTTTGActtggaaatgtttttattcataaatgaagaaaattaaaaatgaaacatatttcctctgtgtttgaGGGAGACCTGAGAGGCTATTTTAAATTCTTACATTCATTCAAAAATGGTATCAAACTACTAGCTTTATGTCATGAATATCTCCctctcctttttatttattttcatacacatTTCAATCTACTTTTCGTTCTTCACCCATTATGCATCTGCTGATTCTCATATCTTTGTTTCATGTTCTTTATAGactgtgttttgaaatgtttattgtCCTAAAGTGCCGTGTTTAAACTGGCTTACCTGATCctgcaaaatgcaaaattgtATGTTAATACTGGAATTAAAAGAGTTATTTTTCCAGGTTGCTTTTCCCACAAAGTTACTATTATTCTTCTGCTGAATTTGTAAGGACTTAGCTTGGTATAATTGGTTTTTGgacttaaaacaaacacattttcccaaAGCATAATTTCCCCCCCTCTTTTCTCAATTTTCACAGTTAATCCTTTGATTTAATCACCCATGAAACAGtgtaataatttgtgtttaactttattttattctttggaACAGTTTTTGGCAAATTGCATAGAGCAATGGTGAAAGAATAATGCAAAATATCTGATATTAAACATATGATACCTTAGTTTGTTACACAAAACATATATAGCAGGCAGCATACAATATATAAAAGGCAATTGCAGTGACACTTATACTTTTTGTAATATAAAGCAAATATATTAAAGGGGATTTCCTTCCTTCACTGAAACAATATATGCTCTCAGt
This sequence is a window from Thunnus albacares chromosome 20, fThuAlb1.1, whole genome shotgun sequence. Protein-coding genes within it:
- the patl2 gene encoding protein PAT1 homolog 2 isoform X1, with protein sequence MSDSEQQQEAEKVSQPQWPENGEDWSDGEDGTNMDCGLLQAMAEEDEEINVYNEETFGMDLDAHGTTEDPSSGLLQFGEPPPPPPTPQPPPDLKPPSPHSSPSPPRHRTQYLPRPRRGRGQRGGLGRGQMFEDPAVMRIVEGRPSLKSLDSAIVDCGNAMYQKTFEDDWMVPSYRKTRKISGSILQDSAVVCVIDGHRGRGQHLTSNFLDLPYPVSSFRGRRGEPRGPYFRRQFGQRGPAQVHAPMIPGSPIFSRQPLTPRQHYNQTGGFMYPTSRPCPSTPRSLTPKMMQLRFGANSPRPSPFYSPSSNPVQHFRYPGPVTQLHPQHKRLLSQKQRIFQRKPEGWDPYFNLMTSKEKEWITRLQMIQLQSENPYLEDYYYQEYYRRIEAKMAEEELGIRSKREPPKLTTPYITKTDHQYTPVVHIEGSLGQVAVSTCYSPRHAIGAVHAVQAQGPLEEQKDTRQQRLEVLSKIEKLFMVLLEVEETERMKTTVLSEAEERRLMEKTQRKVEHIYSQLQHHDPLDSGGEFLPFLLVSKGKKLLARLLPFLKHDSAIMILRIVTSNLPTLMSRDADEALPVLYPSLLNVIGGLTFSQLIGVLRDLTSSESLTTYESLTLACQNKFGLSLLYALLSQGEKLLSSGVPLEPSIGDFETWTDTIFQVAGQLSQCSLVEPLVMPSNLLTLFCRYLDKRTVHQLKSNMESATGFLALPS
- the patl2 gene encoding protein PAT1 homolog 2 isoform X2, with the protein product MSDSEQQQEAEKVSQPQWPENGEDWSDGEDGTNMDCGLLQAMAEEDEEINVYNEETFGMDLDAHGTTEDPSSGLLQFGEPPPPPPTPQPPPDLKPPSPHSSPSPPRHRTQYLPRPRRGRGQRGGLGRGQMFEDPAVMRIVEGRPSLKSLDSAIVDCGNAMYQKTFEDDDSAVVCVIDGHRGRGQHLTSNFLDLPYPVSSFRGRRGEPRGPYFRRQFGQRGPAQVHAPMIPGSPIFSRQPLTPRQHYNQTGGFMYPTSRPCPSTPRSLTPKMMQLRFGANSPRPSPFYSPSSNPVQHFRYPGPVTQLHPQHKRLLSQKQRIFQRKPEGWDPYFNLMTSKEKEWITRLQMIQLQSENPYLEDYYYQEYYRRIEAKMAEEELGIRSKREPPKLTTPYITKTDHQYTPVVHIEGSLGQVAVSTCYSPRHAIGAVHAVQAQGPLEEQKDTRQQRLEVLSKIEKLFMVLLEVEETERMKTTVLSEAEERRLMEKTQRKVEHIYSQLQHHDPLDSGGEFLPFLLVSKGKKLLARLLPFLKHDSAIMILRIVTSNLPTLMSRDADEALPVLYPSLLNVIGGLTFSQLIGVLRDLTSSESLTTYESLTLACQNKFGLSLLYALLSQGEKLLSSGVPLEPSIGDFETWTDTIFQVAGQLSQCSLVEPLVMPSNLLTLFCRYLDKRTVHQLKSNMESATGFLALPS